From the genome of Actinacidiphila yeochonensis CN732, one region includes:
- a CDS encoding ABC transporter permease, producing MSDTSQLTADPAAPELQSKRAAPRLRLGNYRDLSLIPVILIVGVVGFIVSPTFLTSDNLIGVLQQCSELSLLVLGEAMILILGRMDLSLESTIGVAPVIAMWLVMPSTGSATYHGIGALPGWMSIPLCLLVGVLVGGFNGFMILRLRVNGFIATLGMLTMLRGLQVGISQGKSIVEVPKSFSYLGGATWLGAPAAIWLCLVLFVAGGLGLGYMRHGRALYAIGGNKEAARAAGIRVDLITWTVLIIASVLAAFAGILYVGHYGAISSTQGQNWIFQVFAATVIGGVSLNGGRGTLFGALTGVVALQLVVNVMTLGGVPPLWDQFLYGAIIIVALIISRFASGEQED from the coding sequence ATGAGTGACACCAGCCAGCTGACGGCCGACCCGGCCGCCCCCGAGCTGCAGTCGAAACGGGCCGCGCCGCGGCTGCGGCTCGGCAACTACCGGGACCTGTCACTGATCCCGGTGATCCTGATCGTGGGCGTGGTCGGCTTCATCGTCTCGCCGACCTTCCTCACCTCGGACAACCTCATCGGCGTCCTCCAGCAGTGCAGCGAGCTGAGCCTGCTGGTGCTGGGCGAGGCGATGATCCTCATCCTGGGCCGGATGGACCTGTCGCTGGAGTCCACCATCGGTGTGGCCCCGGTGATCGCCATGTGGCTGGTGATGCCGAGCACCGGTTCGGCCACCTACCACGGCATCGGGGCACTGCCCGGCTGGATGTCGATCCCGCTCTGCCTGCTGGTGGGCGTGCTGGTCGGCGGGTTCAACGGCTTCATGATCCTGCGGCTGCGGGTGAACGGCTTCATCGCCACCCTCGGCATGCTGACCATGCTGCGCGGCCTCCAGGTCGGCATCTCCCAGGGCAAGTCCATCGTCGAGGTCCCCAAGTCCTTCTCCTACCTGGGCGGCGCGACCTGGCTGGGCGCCCCCGCGGCGATCTGGCTCTGCCTGGTGCTGTTCGTGGCCGGCGGCCTCGGGCTGGGCTACATGCGGCACGGCCGGGCGCTGTACGCGATCGGCGGCAACAAGGAGGCGGCCCGCGCCGCCGGCATCCGGGTGGACCTGATCACCTGGACGGTGCTCATCATCGCCTCGGTGCTGGCCGCGTTCGCCGGCATCCTGTATGTCGGCCACTACGGCGCCATCTCCTCCACGCAGGGCCAGAACTGGATCTTCCAGGTCTTCGCCGCCACCGTCATCGGCGGGGTCAGCCTCAACGGCGGCCGCGGCACCCTGTTCGGCGCGCTCACCGGCGTCGTCGCCCTGCAGCTCGTGGTCAACGTGATGACGCTGGGCGGTGTGCCGCCGCTGTGGGACCAGTTCCTCTACGGTGCCATCATCATCGTCGCGCTGATCATCTCCCGCTTCGCCAGCGGCGAGCAGGAGGACTGA
- the glpK gene encoding glycerol kinase GlpK, producing the protein MTDASTTPTPSPAGSHGTGPFIAAIDQGTTSSRCIVFDRDGRIVAVDQKEHQQIFPKPGWVEHDAAEIWANVQEVVAGAVAKAGQDVPGFTPGDVKAIGITNQRETTLLWDRHTGEPVHNALVWQDTRTDALCRELGRTGGQDRFRATTGLPLASYFAGPKIRWLLDNVEGLRERAEAGDILFGTMDSWVIWNLTGGPDGGVHVTDVTNASRTLLMDLRTLDWDQEILDAIGVPAAVLPRIGSSSEVYGTTGVGGLDDVPVASALGDQQAALFGQTCFAQGEAKSTYGTGTFMLMNTGDTPVDSHNGLITTVGYRIGEQPPVYALEGSIAVTGSLVQWMRDQMGLISTAAEIETLALTVEDNGGAYFVPAFSGLFAPYWRDDARGVIAGLTRYVTKAHIARAVLEATAWQTREIADAMTKDSGVELAALKVDGGMTSDNLLMQTLADVLDAPVVRPMVAETTCLGAAYAAGLAVGFWPDTDALRANWRRAAEWTPGMDAAVRDREYRNWLKAVERTMGWIDDEPEPQKNNQNAHDENDEN; encoded by the coding sequence GTGACCGACGCCTCCACCACACCGACCCCCTCCCCCGCCGGCTCGCACGGCACCGGACCGTTCATCGCCGCCATCGACCAGGGCACCACTTCCAGCCGATGCATCGTCTTCGACCGTGACGGCCGGATCGTCGCCGTCGACCAGAAGGAGCACCAGCAGATCTTCCCCAAGCCGGGGTGGGTCGAACACGACGCGGCCGAGATCTGGGCCAACGTCCAGGAGGTGGTGGCCGGCGCCGTCGCGAAGGCCGGCCAGGACGTGCCCGGCTTCACCCCCGGCGACGTCAAGGCGATCGGCATCACCAACCAGCGCGAGACCACCCTGCTGTGGGACCGGCACACCGGCGAGCCCGTGCACAACGCCCTGGTGTGGCAGGACACCCGCACCGACGCCCTGTGCCGCGAGCTGGGCCGCACCGGCGGCCAGGACCGGTTCCGCGCCACCACCGGGCTGCCGCTGGCCTCCTACTTCGCCGGCCCGAAGATCCGCTGGCTGCTGGACAACGTCGAGGGGCTGCGGGAGCGGGCCGAGGCCGGGGACATCCTCTTCGGCACCATGGACTCCTGGGTCATCTGGAACCTGACCGGCGGCCCGGACGGCGGCGTCCACGTCACCGACGTCACCAACGCCTCCCGCACCCTGCTGATGGACCTGCGCACCCTCGACTGGGACCAGGAGATCCTCGACGCGATCGGCGTGCCGGCCGCGGTGCTGCCGCGGATCGGCTCCTCCTCCGAGGTGTACGGCACCACCGGCGTCGGCGGGCTGGACGACGTGCCGGTGGCCTCGGCGCTCGGCGACCAGCAGGCGGCGCTCTTCGGCCAGACCTGCTTCGCCCAGGGCGAGGCCAAGTCCACGTACGGCACCGGCACCTTCATGCTGATGAACACCGGTGACACCCCCGTGGACTCGCACAACGGCCTGATCACCACGGTCGGCTACCGGATCGGCGAGCAGCCGCCCGTCTACGCGCTGGAGGGCTCGATCGCGGTCACCGGCTCGCTGGTGCAGTGGATGCGCGACCAGATGGGGCTGATCAGCACCGCCGCCGAGATCGAGACGCTGGCCCTGACGGTGGAGGACAACGGCGGCGCCTACTTCGTGCCCGCCTTCTCCGGCCTGTTCGCCCCGTACTGGCGGGACGACGCGCGCGGCGTGATCGCCGGGCTGACCCGCTACGTCACCAAGGCGCACATCGCCCGGGCGGTGCTGGAGGCGACCGCCTGGCAGACCCGGGAGATCGCCGACGCGATGACCAAGGACTCCGGCGTCGAGCTGGCCGCGCTGAAGGTCGACGGCGGCATGACCTCCGACAACCTGCTCATGCAGACCCTCGCCGACGTGCTGGACGCTCCCGTGGTGCGCCCGATGGTCGCCGAGACCACCTGCCTGGGCGCCGCCTACGCGGCCGGCCTGGCCGTCGGCTTCTGGCCGGACACCGACGCGCTGCGGGCCAACTGGCGGCGGGCGGCGGAGTGGACGCCCGGCATGGACGCCGCGGTCCGCGACCGCGAGTACCGCAACTGGCTCAAGGCCGTGGAACGGACGATGGGCTGGATCGACGACGAGCCCGAGCCGCAGAAGAACAACCAGAACGCGCACGACGAGAACGACGAGAACTGA
- a CDS encoding sugar ABC transporter substrate-binding protein, with protein sequence MRLRTTTVAACAALLAVTALAGCNRGSDDSKAGGSSSSSSGKVGIDLPRSDSDFWNSYNSYIEKDVKAGAVSALPRTNSQNDIGKLVANVDSFANEGAKAIVMAPQDTGAVASTLDQLAKKNIPVISVDTRPDKGKVYMVVRADNRAYGEKACEYLGQQLKGKGKIAEFEGDLSSINGRDRSEAFASCMKSKFPAIKVIALPTNWDGATASAKLQTTLASNPDLNGIYMQAGGVFLQPTLALLKQKGLLKPAGSPGHITIISNDGIPEEFKAIKAGEIDATISQPADTYAKYALYYAKAATEGKTFTPGPTDHGSNIISIPNGLEDQLPAPLVTKANVDDPNLWANQMGKS encoded by the coding sequence ATGAGACTGCGCACCACGACCGTGGCGGCGTGCGCCGCACTGCTCGCGGTCACCGCGCTCGCCGGATGCAACAGAGGCAGCGACGACAGCAAGGCCGGAGGCTCCTCCTCCTCCTCGTCCGGCAAGGTGGGCATCGACCTGCCCCGCTCCGACAGCGACTTCTGGAACTCCTACAACAGCTATATCGAGAAGGACGTCAAGGCGGGCGCCGTCTCCGCCCTGCCGCGCACCAACTCGCAGAACGACATCGGCAAGCTCGTCGCCAACGTCGACAGCTTCGCCAACGAGGGCGCCAAGGCGATCGTCATGGCCCCCCAGGACACCGGCGCGGTCGCCTCCACGCTCGACCAGCTGGCCAAGAAGAACATCCCGGTGATCAGCGTCGACACCCGCCCCGACAAGGGCAAGGTGTACATGGTGGTGCGCGCCGACAACCGTGCCTACGGCGAGAAGGCCTGCGAGTACCTGGGCCAGCAGCTCAAGGGCAAGGGCAAGATCGCCGAGTTCGAGGGCGACCTGTCCTCGATCAACGGCCGGGACCGCTCGGAGGCGTTCGCCTCCTGCATGAAGAGCAAGTTCCCCGCCATCAAGGTGATCGCGCTGCCCACCAACTGGGACGGCGCCACCGCCTCGGCCAAGCTCCAGACCACGCTGGCGTCCAACCCGGACCTCAACGGCATCTACATGCAGGCCGGCGGCGTCTTCCTGCAGCCCACGCTGGCGCTGCTGAAGCAGAAGGGCCTGCTCAAGCCGGCCGGCAGCCCGGGCCACATCACCATCATCTCCAACGACGGCATCCCCGAGGAGTTCAAGGCCATCAAGGCCGGCGAGATCGACGCCACCATCTCCCAGCCCGCCGACACCTACGCCAAGTACGCGCTGTACTACGCCAAGGCGGCGACCGAGGGCAAGACCTTCACGCCCGGCCCGACCGACCACGGCTCGAACATCATCAGCATCCCCAACGGGTTGGAGGACCAGCTCCCCGCGCCCCTGGTGACCAAGGCGAACGTGGACGACCCCAACCTCTGGGCGAACCAGATGGGGAAGAGCTGA
- a CDS encoding sugar ABC transporter ATP-binding protein → MGEAAAPAAVHAEGIVKKFGATVALNGVGITVKAGDSHALVGRNGAGKSTLVSVLTGLQTPDEGRVAFQGEPAPAPGDTAAWQSKVACVYQKSMVVPQLTVAENLFLNRFGGVGRIRWSALRDRARDLLGEYGVDVDPTALAADLTVEQGQFVEIARALSFGARFIILDEPTAQLDAGGIDRLFTKLRELQDQGVAFLFISHHLQEVYDLCTTVTVYRDARHVLTAPVAELGKSELVEAMTGEAAQAKVAWHAGAKAAAPAGAEPAEAVLRTEGLALEGAFEPLDFEVRPGEVVGLAGATASGNTALGETLAGLRRATGGRTLVGGRPVKPGSVPKALDAGIGYVPEDRHRQGLVLGRSVAENATLTVTDQLGPYGTVLPGRTRRFAQGMIDSLDIKTSGPAQPVSDLSGGNQQKVVIARALAREPRVLVAIRPTAGVDVKSKDALLGVVRGVADRGDAAVIVSDELDDLRVCDRVIALFHGRVIAEFGSGWNDRDLVSAMEGLPAGGDKGVDGNE, encoded by the coding sequence ATGGGTGAGGCCGCAGCGCCCGCCGCGGTCCACGCGGAGGGCATCGTCAAGAAGTTCGGGGCCACGGTCGCGCTCAACGGCGTCGGCATCACCGTGAAGGCCGGCGACTCGCACGCACTGGTCGGCCGCAACGGCGCCGGCAAGTCGACGCTGGTGTCGGTGCTGACCGGGCTCCAGACCCCCGACGAGGGGCGGGTCGCCTTCCAGGGCGAGCCCGCCCCCGCCCCGGGGGACACCGCCGCCTGGCAGTCCAAGGTGGCCTGCGTCTACCAGAAGTCGATGGTGGTTCCGCAGCTCACCGTCGCGGAGAACCTGTTCCTCAACCGCTTCGGCGGCGTCGGCCGCATCCGCTGGTCGGCGCTGCGGGACCGGGCCCGCGACCTGCTCGGCGAGTACGGGGTGGACGTCGACCCGACCGCGCTGGCCGCCGACCTCACCGTGGAGCAGGGCCAGTTCGTGGAGATCGCCCGCGCGCTGTCGTTCGGCGCCCGGTTCATCATCCTCGACGAGCCCACCGCGCAGCTCGACGCGGGCGGCATCGACCGCCTCTTCACCAAGCTGCGCGAACTCCAGGACCAGGGCGTCGCGTTCCTGTTCATCTCGCACCACCTCCAGGAGGTCTACGACCTCTGCACCACCGTCACCGTCTACCGCGACGCCCGGCACGTGCTCACCGCGCCGGTCGCCGAGCTCGGCAAGTCGGAGCTGGTGGAGGCGATGACGGGCGAGGCGGCGCAGGCCAAGGTCGCCTGGCACGCCGGGGCGAAGGCCGCGGCGCCGGCCGGCGCCGAGCCGGCGGAGGCGGTGCTGCGCACCGAGGGGCTCGCCCTGGAGGGCGCGTTCGAGCCGCTGGACTTCGAGGTGCGGCCCGGCGAGGTGGTCGGCCTGGCCGGCGCCACCGCCAGCGGCAACACCGCGCTCGGCGAGACCCTGGCGGGCCTGCGCCGCGCCACCGGCGGCCGCACCCTGGTGGGCGGCCGGCCGGTGAAGCCCGGCAGCGTTCCCAAGGCGCTGGACGCCGGCATCGGCTACGTGCCCGAGGACCGGCACCGGCAGGGCCTGGTGCTCGGCCGCAGCGTCGCGGAGAACGCCACCCTCACGGTGACCGACCAGCTCGGCCCGTACGGGACCGTCCTGCCGGGCCGCACCAGGCGGTTCGCGCAGGGCATGATCGACTCGCTGGACATCAAGACCTCGGGGCCGGCGCAGCCGGTGTCCGACCTGTCCGGCGGCAACCAGCAGAAAGTGGTCATCGCCCGCGCGCTGGCCCGCGAACCCCGGGTACTGGTGGCCATCAGGCCCACCGCGGGGGTCGACGTGAAGTCCAAGGACGCCCTGCTGGGCGTGGTACGGGGGGTCGCCGACCGCGGCGACGCCGCCGTCATCGTCTCCGACGAACTGGACGACCTGCGGGTGTGCGACCGGGTGATCGCCCTCTTCCACGGACGGGTGATCGCCGAGTTCGGCAGCGGATGGAACGACCGGGACCTGGTCTCGGCGATGGAAGGGCTGCCCGCGGGCGGCGACAAGGGAGTCGACGGCAATGAGTGA
- a CDS encoding amidohydrolase family protein yields MRIDAHHHLWDLGARPQAWQAAEQLAPLRRTFRFAELEPHLDAHGVDATVVVQSSSSLPETRELLAEAAGSGGRIAGVVGWADLTAPGLGQELAELRTAGPLAGIRHQVQDEPDPDWLDRPDVRAGLRAVGAAGLVYDLLVTPRELAAAERAVRELPEVRFVLDHGAKPPIAAGEREPWAAGVTALAALPNVACKLSGLVTEADWTTWRPADVLPYARHLLDAFGPGRLLFGSDWPVCTLAASYADVYALAGQALDQLTPAERDGVLGANAVRVYGLAQSG; encoded by the coding sequence GTGCGGATCGACGCCCACCACCACCTGTGGGACCTCGGCGCGCGGCCGCAGGCGTGGCAGGCCGCCGAGCAACTGGCGCCGCTGCGCCGGACCTTCCGGTTCGCCGAGCTGGAGCCGCACCTCGACGCGCACGGCGTCGACGCCACCGTCGTCGTGCAGTCCAGCTCCTCGCTGCCCGAGACCCGCGAGCTGCTGGCCGAGGCGGCCGGCTCCGGCGGGCGGATCGCCGGCGTCGTCGGCTGGGCCGACCTCACGGCGCCCGGCCTGGGGCAGGAGCTGGCCGAGCTGCGGACGGCCGGGCCGCTGGCCGGCATCCGCCACCAGGTGCAGGACGAGCCCGACCCGGACTGGCTGGACCGGCCCGACGTGCGCGCCGGGCTGCGCGCGGTCGGCGCGGCCGGCCTGGTCTACGACCTGCTGGTCACCCCGCGCGAACTCGCCGCGGCCGAACGGGCCGTCCGCGAGCTGCCCGAGGTCCGCTTCGTCCTCGACCACGGCGCCAAGCCGCCGATCGCCGCGGGGGAGCGGGAGCCGTGGGCGGCGGGCGTGACCGCGCTGGCCGCACTGCCCAACGTCGCCTGCAAGCTCTCCGGTCTGGTCACCGAGGCCGACTGGACCACCTGGCGGCCGGCGGACGTGCTCCCCTACGCCCGGCACCTGCTGGACGCCTTCGGCCCCGGGCGGCTGCTGTTCGGCTCCGACTGGCCGGTGTGCACGCTCGCCGCCTCCTACGCCGACGTGTACGCCCTGGCCGGCCAGGCCCTCGACCAGCTCACCCCCGCCGAACGGGACGGCGTCCTCGGCGCCAACGCCGTGCGGGTCTACGGGCTGGCGCAGAGCGGCTGA
- a CDS encoding FadR/GntR family transcriptional regulator codes for MAVTDEAIEKIKAMIVSGALRPGDRLPKESELAAELGLSRNSLREAVRALSLIRILDVRQGDGTYVTSLDPQLLLEALSFVVDFHRDDTVLEFLAVRRILEPAATAMAATRISPEELDALEGKLDALGPTPSVEELVASDLEFHRGIVQGSGNSVLCSLLDGLSGPTTRARVWRGLTQEDAVSRTLHEHRAILSALRDADAEAARSWATVHVASVEQWLRSTL; via the coding sequence ATGGCCGTCACAGATGAGGCAATCGAGAAGATCAAGGCGATGATCGTCTCGGGGGCGCTGCGCCCGGGCGACCGGCTGCCGAAGGAGAGCGAGCTCGCCGCCGAACTGGGGCTCTCCCGCAACTCGCTGCGGGAGGCGGTGCGGGCCCTGTCGCTGATCCGCATCCTGGACGTGCGCCAGGGGGACGGAACCTACGTCACCAGCCTCGACCCGCAGTTGCTGCTGGAGGCGCTGAGCTTCGTGGTGGACTTCCACCGCGACGACACCGTGCTGGAGTTCCTGGCGGTGCGGCGGATCCTGGAGCCGGCCGCCACGGCGATGGCGGCGACCCGGATCTCGCCGGAGGAGCTGGATGCCCTGGAGGGCAAGCTCGACGCCCTGGGCCCGACCCCTTCGGTGGAGGAGCTGGTCGCCTCCGACCTGGAGTTCCACCGCGGCATCGTGCAGGGCTCGGGCAACTCGGTGCTGTGCTCGCTGCTGGACGGCCTGTCCGGGCCGACCACCCGGGCGCGGGTGTGGCGCGGCCTCACCCAGGAGGACGCGGTCAGCCGCACCCTGCACGAGCACCGGGCGATCCTGTCGGCGCTGCGTGACGCCGACGCGGAGGCCGCCCGTTCCTGGGCCACCGTGCACGTGGCCAGCGTCGAGCAGTGGCTGCGCTCCACGCTCTGA
- a CDS encoding SDR family NAD(P)-dependent oxidoreductase: protein MTDATPDTASAALPADPYDLTGLTALVTGGASGIGAATARLLAARGARVAVLDRDPSGAPEGTVPVQADVTSDEDVRAAVAQAVAELGSLHILVGNAGIGAVGTVESNADDEWQRVLDINVVGLVRTARAALPHLRRAAAVRPGSASITHTCSIAATAGLPQRALYSASKGAVLALTLAMAADHVREGVRVNCVNPGTADTPWVGRLLDQADDPGAERAALNARQPMGRLVSAEEVAAAIVHLASPAAASTTGASIAVDGGMQGLRLRPAGS, encoded by the coding sequence ATGACCGACGCCACCCCCGACACCGCCTCCGCGGCCCTGCCCGCCGACCCGTACGACCTGACCGGCCTGACCGCCCTGGTCACCGGTGGCGCCTCCGGCATCGGCGCCGCGACCGCCCGGCTGCTGGCCGCCCGCGGCGCCCGCGTCGCCGTACTGGACCGCGACCCCTCCGGCGCGCCCGAGGGCACCGTGCCGGTGCAGGCCGACGTCACCTCCGACGAGGACGTGCGGGCCGCCGTCGCGCAGGCCGTGGCCGAACTCGGCAGCCTGCACATCCTGGTGGGCAACGCCGGCATCGGCGCCGTCGGCACCGTCGAGTCCAACGCCGACGACGAGTGGCAGCGGGTCCTGGACATCAACGTGGTGGGCCTGGTGCGCACCGCCCGCGCCGCCCTGCCGCACCTGCGGCGGGCCGCCGCCGTCCGCCCGGGCAGCGCGTCCATCACGCACACCTGCTCCATCGCCGCCACCGCCGGGCTGCCGCAGCGGGCCCTGTACAGCGCCAGCAAGGGCGCGGTGCTCGCGCTGACGCTGGCGATGGCCGCGGACCACGTCCGCGAGGGCGTGCGCGTCAACTGCGTCAACCCCGGCACCGCCGACACGCCGTGGGTCGGCCGGCTGCTGGACCAGGCCGACGACCCGGGCGCCGAGCGGGCCGCGCTCAACGCCCGGCAGCCGATGGGCCGTCTGGTCAGCGCCGAGGAGGTGGCGGCGGCGATCGTCCACCTGGCCAGCCCCGCCGCCGCCAGCACCACCGGCGCCTCGATCGCCGTCGACGGCGGCATGCAGGGCCTTCGGCTGCGGCCGGCCGGCTCCTGA
- a CDS encoding glycerol-3-phosphate dehydrogenase/oxidase → MDTLQRVPSLGTHPTAGANPGRAETRELLDRAAFDLLVVGGGILGITTAWHAAQSGLRVAMVDAGDFAGATSSASSKLLHGGLRYLQTGAVRLVAENHVERRAVSRDVAPHLARPLTFYLPVYKGGPHGAAKLGAGVFTYSALSAFRDGVGHVVSPARAAREVPELRTDGLRAVAVYEDGQMNDARMALMAVRAAVEAGATVLNHAEVTGLRTTGGRVTGAELRDRTDGTEFGVDARLVLNATGPWVDHLRRMEDPGAAPSIRLSKGAHLVLRRTAPWRAALATPIDRYRITFALPWEDMLLLGTTDEPYESDPADVAATEADVAQILDEASLSVRDQQLSRDLVAYSFAGLRVLPGGPGDTATARRETVVTEGPGGMLSVAGGKWTTFRHIGRTVLARLAALPDRPLAGGMQPVSRLPRFAPLPGFANPDAVAHRLLVDGAEGGPAMAPDTARHLAGHYGSLAFDIARLANEDPALAERVHPDAPEIWAQVVYARDREWALDADDVLRRRTTLTVRGLDTPEVRAGVERLLRARG, encoded by the coding sequence ATGGACACCCTGCAACGCGTTCCCTCGCTGGGGACGCACCCGACCGCCGGTGCCAACCCCGGGCGGGCCGAGACCCGGGAGCTGCTCGACCGGGCCGCGTTCGACCTGCTGGTGGTCGGCGGCGGCATCCTGGGCATCACCACCGCCTGGCACGCCGCGCAGTCGGGGCTGCGGGTGGCCATGGTGGACGCCGGGGACTTCGCCGGAGCGACGTCCTCGGCCTCGTCCAAGCTGCTCCACGGCGGGCTGCGCTACCTGCAGACCGGCGCGGTGCGGCTGGTGGCGGAGAACCACGTCGAGCGGCGTGCCGTCTCCCGGGACGTGGCCCCGCACCTGGCCCGGCCGCTCACCTTCTACCTGCCCGTCTACAAGGGCGGCCCGCACGGGGCGGCCAAGCTCGGCGCGGGCGTCTTCACGTACTCCGCCCTGTCGGCGTTCCGGGACGGCGTCGGGCACGTCGTCAGCCCGGCGCGCGCCGCCCGGGAGGTGCCGGAGCTGCGTACGGACGGCCTGCGGGCGGTCGCCGTCTACGAGGACGGGCAGATGAACGACGCCCGGATGGCGCTCATGGCGGTGCGGGCCGCCGTGGAGGCCGGTGCCACGGTGCTCAACCACGCGGAGGTGACCGGGCTGCGCACCACGGGCGGCCGGGTCACCGGCGCCGAGCTGCGGGACCGCACCGACGGCACCGAGTTCGGGGTGGACGCCCGGCTGGTGCTCAACGCGACGGGCCCCTGGGTGGACCACCTGCGGCGGATGGAGGACCCGGGCGCGGCGCCGTCGATCCGGCTGTCGAAGGGCGCGCACCTGGTGCTGCGGCGCACCGCCCCGTGGCGGGCGGCGCTGGCCACGCCGATCGACCGCTACCGCATCACGTTCGCGCTGCCCTGGGAGGACATGCTGCTGCTGGGTACCACCGACGAGCCGTACGAGAGCGACCCGGCGGACGTGGCGGCCACCGAGGCGGACGTGGCGCAGATCCTGGACGAGGCGTCGCTGTCCGTCCGCGACCAGCAGTTGTCGCGGGACCTGGTGGCCTACTCCTTCGCCGGACTGCGGGTGCTGCCGGGCGGGCCCGGGGACACTGCCACGGCCCGCCGGGAGACGGTGGTCACCGAGGGCCCGGGCGGCATGCTGTCGGTGGCGGGCGGCAAGTGGACCACCTTCCGGCACATCGGACGCACGGTGCTGGCCCGGCTCGCCGCGCTGCCCGACCGGCCGCTGGCCGGGGGGATGCAGCCGGTCTCCCGGCTGCCGCGGTTCGCCCCGCTGCCCGGGTTCGCCAACCCGGACGCGGTGGCGCACCGGCTGCTGGTGGACGGCGCCGAGGGCGGCCCGGCCATGGCGCCGGACACCGCCCGGCACCTGGCCGGGCACTACGGCTCACTCGCGTTCGACATCGCCCGGCTGGCCAACGAGGACCCGGCGCTGGCCGAACGCGTCCACCCGGACGCGCCGGAGATCTGGGCGCAGGTCGTCTACGCCCGGGACCGCGAGTGGGCGCTGGACGCGGACGACGTGCTGCGCCGCCGCACGACCCTGACCGTGCGCGGCCTGGACACGCCCGAGGTACGGGCGGGAGTGGAGCGCCTGCTGCGCGCCCGGGGCTGA
- a CDS encoding aldo/keto reductase has product MPVPALPRLGLGCAPLANLYRAVSDEEAEATVAAAFDAAGDAPAYLDTAPHYGLGRSEERLGRALAGRDRASYVLSTKVGRRLRDLEPGESPDEQGFTDSPRRARVWDFSAGGIQATLEGSLNRLGVDSVDIVYLHDVEDHLPEVYATGFPALAALREQGVVKAIGFGMNVSGVLARLVADLDVDVVLCAGRWTLLERTAYDDLLPVCERRGTKVVVGGVYNSGLLADPRPGAPYNYTPAPEELLRRAQSIAAVCAEFGVPLRAAALRYPFAHPSVVSALVGAAGAAEARDNAAMFARPIPDELWPALVERGLLDADVPLPLSSVVAANAAGHAAAAGGNGGER; this is encoded by the coding sequence ATGCCCGTACCGGCACTGCCCCGGCTCGGCCTCGGCTGCGCCCCGCTGGCGAACCTCTACCGCGCCGTCTCCGACGAGGAGGCCGAGGCCACCGTCGCGGCGGCCTTCGACGCCGCCGGCGACGCGCCCGCCTACCTGGACACCGCGCCCCACTACGGCCTGGGCCGCTCCGAGGAGCGCCTGGGACGGGCCCTGGCCGGCCGGGACCGCGCCTCCTACGTGCTGTCCACCAAGGTCGGACGGCGGCTGCGCGACCTGGAGCCGGGGGAGTCCCCCGACGAGCAGGGCTTCACCGACTCCCCGCGCCGCGCCCGGGTCTGGGACTTCTCCGCCGGCGGCATCCAGGCGACCCTGGAGGGCTCGCTGAACCGGCTGGGCGTGGACAGCGTCGACATCGTCTACCTGCACGACGTCGAGGACCACCTGCCCGAGGTGTACGCCACCGGCTTCCCGGCGCTGGCCGCGCTGCGCGAGCAGGGCGTGGTGAAGGCCATCGGCTTCGGCATGAACGTCAGCGGCGTGCTGGCCCGGCTGGTCGCCGACCTCGACGTCGACGTGGTGCTGTGCGCCGGGCGGTGGACGCTGCTGGAGCGCACCGCCTACGACGACCTGCTGCCGGTGTGCGAGCGGCGCGGTACGAAGGTGGTCGTCGGCGGCGTCTACAACTCCGGGCTGCTGGCCGACCCCCGGCCCGGCGCCCCCTACAACTACACTCCGGCGCCCGAGGAACTCCTGCGCCGGGCGCAGTCCATCGCCGCCGTCTGCGCCGAGTTCGGGGTGCCGCTGCGGGCGGCGGCGCTGCGCTACCCGTTCGCCCACCCGTCCGTGGTCTCCGCGCTGGTCGGCGCGGCCGGCGCGGCCGAGGCCCGGGACAACGCCGCGATGTTCGCCCGGCCCATCCCCGACGAGCTGTGGCCCGCGCTGGTCGAGCGCGGGCTGCTGGACGCGGACGTGCCGCTGCCGCTGTCCTCGGTGGTGGCCGCCAACGCCGCCGGGCACGCCGCCGCGGCCGGCGGTAACGGCGGGGAGCGGTGA